One segment of Mus pahari chromosome 11, PAHARI_EIJ_v1.1, whole genome shotgun sequence DNA contains the following:
- the F2r gene encoding proteinase-activated receptor 1 codes for MGPRRLLLIALGLSLCGSLLSSRVPVSQPESERTDVTINPRSFFLRNPSENTFELVPLGDEEEEEEKNESVLPEGRAVYLNKSLSPPTPPPPFISEDASGYLTSPWLTLFMPTVYTFVFVVSLPLNVLAIAVFVLRMKVKKPAVVYMLHLAMADVLFVSVLPFKISYYFSGSDWQFGSGMCRFATAAFYGNMYASIMLMTVISIDRFLAVVYPIQSLSWRTLGRANFTCVVIWVMAIMGVVPLLLKEQTTRVPGLNITTCHDVLSENLMQGFYSYYFSVFSAIFFLVPLIISTVCYTSIIRCLSSSAVANRSKKSRALFLSAAVFCIFIVCFGPTNVLLIVHYLFLSDSPGTEAAYFAYLLCVCVSSVSCCIDPLIYYYASSECQRHLYSILCCKESSDPNSCNSTGQLMPSKMDTCSSHLNNSIYKKLLA; via the coding sequence aatcAGAGAGGACAGATGTTACGATAAACCCCCGCTCATTCTTTCTCAGGAACCCCAGTGAAAATACATTTGAACTGGTCCCCCTGggggacgaggaggaggaggaggagaaaaatgaaagcgTACTGCCTGAGGGCAGGGCCGTCTACTTAAATAAAAGCCTCTCTCCTCCCACGCCGCCTCCTCCTTTCATCTCGGAGGACGCCTCGGGATACCTGACCAGCCCCTGGCTGACGCTCTTCATGCCCACCGTGTACACGTTTGTGTTCGTCGTCAGCCTTCCTCTGAACGTCCTGGCCATCGCGGTGTTCGTCTTGAGGATGAAGGTCAAGAAGCCGGCGGTGGTGTACATGCTGCACCTGGCGATGGCCGACGTGCTCTTTGTGTCGGTGCTCCCCTTCAAGATCAGCTATTACTTCTCCGGCAGTGATTGGCAGTTCGGGTCTGGAATGTGTCGCTTCGCCACCGCAGCGTTTTATGGTAACATGTATGCCTCCATCATGCTCATGACCGTCATAAGCATTGACCGGTTCCTGGCGGTGGTGTACCCGATCCAGTCCCTGTCCTGGCGCACTTTGGGCCGAGCCAACTTCACTTGCGTGGTCATTTGGGTGATGGCCATCATGGGGGTGGTGCCCCTTCTCCTCAAGGAGCAGACCACCCGAGTTCCAGGACTCAACATCACCACCTGCCACGACGTCCTCAGTGAGAACCTGATGCAGGGCTTTTACTCGTACTATTTCTCGGTCTTCTCCGCGATCTTCTTTCTTGTGCCGTTGATCATTTCCACCGTCTGCTACACGTCCATCATCCGGTGCCTTAGCTCCTCCGCGGTTGCCAACCGGAGCAAGAAGTCGCGGGCTTTGTTCCTGTCCGCTGCCGTGTTCTGCATCTTCATCGTCTGCTTTGGACCGACCAACGTCCTCCTGATTGTGCACTACCTGTTCCTCTCCGACAGTCCTGGCACAGAGGCGGCCTACTTTGCTTACCTCCTCTGCGTCTGCGTGAGCAGCGTGAGCTGCTGCATCGACCCCTTGATCTACTACTACGCCTCCTCCGAGTGCCAGAGGCACCTCTACAGCATCTTGTGCTGCAAAGAAAGCTCTGACCCCAACAGTTGCAACAGCACGGGCCAGCTGATGCCCAGTAAGATGGATACCTGCTCTAGTCACCTGAATAACAGCATATACAAAAAGCTACTAGCGTAG